A section of the Paenibacillus yonginensis genome encodes:
- a CDS encoding alpha/beta fold hydrolase, producing MPFANLNGTKLYYEMKGSGVPIVFVHGHGLTHAMFQEQMEYFSKDYRVIACDLRGNGKSGKLSQSKEEILDTQCTDLIILLNELQIGEAVFVGVDYGGILVQHLAGLYPNRVKALVIVDSTTPEAETSEALRKIQLAAAYCSWVTYYAPSEWILPAVRLSYQRWRAAYQVIRRSMLDKRPGELYKQRIAMALAHLPISMELFSKPVLCLAADSAEYELHKMEALAARIHNAQFGVISDSLPPSNLCQPDLFNRVVRSFLETSVAQS from the coding sequence ATGCCATTTGCCAATCTGAATGGAACCAAACTTTATTATGAAATGAAAGGCAGCGGAGTACCGATCGTATTTGTTCATGGCCATGGACTAACCCATGCGATGTTTCAAGAACAAATGGAATATTTCTCCAAGGATTACCGTGTGATTGCTTGTGACCTGCGCGGCAATGGGAAATCAGGCAAGCTGTCACAATCCAAAGAAGAAATTCTGGATACGCAGTGTACGGATTTGATCATCCTTCTTAATGAACTGCAAATTGGAGAGGCCGTGTTTGTTGGAGTTGATTACGGAGGCATTCTGGTTCAGCATTTGGCAGGCCTTTACCCGAACAGGGTCAAAGCCCTGGTCATCGTGGACAGCACCACACCGGAAGCCGAAACCTCCGAGGCGCTTAGAAAAATACAACTGGCTGCAGCCTACTGCAGTTGGGTCACTTATTATGCCCCAAGCGAATGGATTCTTCCCGCCGTACGTTTGTCCTACCAGAGATGGAGGGCTGCTTATCAGGTGATTCGCAGAAGTATGCTTGATAAAAGGCCCGGGGAATTATATAAACAAAGAATAGCGATGGCTTTGGCCCATCTTCCGATCTCTATGGAGCTGTTCAGCAAACCTGTGCTTTGTTTGGCTGCTGATTCGGCCGAATACGAGCTTCATAAGATGGAGGCGCTCGCGGCCCGGATTCATAATGCCCAGTTTGGCGTTATATCGGATTCTTTGCCGCCAAGCAATTTGTGTCAGCCTGATCTCTTTAACCGGGTGGTCAGGTCTTTTCTGGAAACGAGCGTAGCGCAATCATAG
- a CDS encoding iron-sulfur cluster biosynthesis family protein — protein sequence MRVEFDSMAKERLEKALNGQPGYFKLITENEGCATGGIFNILLLSEAGATDKPLDSEAFSFLVDAQQEIYFEQTLRLKGHPTFPSFRLSSDSMLYSDHVIIKDRRENLNKAV from the coding sequence ATGAGAGTGGAATTTGATTCGATGGCCAAAGAGAGATTGGAGAAAGCCCTGAACGGACAACCGGGATATTTTAAACTGATTACGGAGAATGAAGGCTGCGCAACCGGCGGAATCTTCAATATTTTGCTTTTGAGCGAAGCAGGAGCCACCGACAAACCGCTCGACTCGGAAGCTTTCTCTTTCCTTGTGGATGCCCAGCAGGAAATTTATTTCGAACAGACCCTGCGGCTTAAAGGGCATCCAACCTTCCCGAGCTTCCGTCTCAGCAGCGACTCGATGCTCTACAGCGACCATGTGATTATCAAAGACAGACGCGAAAATTTGAACAAGGCGGTTTAA
- a CDS encoding sensor histidine kinase, whose translation MNLRFRKLMITYILATAVLLLLLNGIYYYTMRNTLLDGQKQNIEIMTSHIKSSLEITQKGEMLFEEVLADKLRMASISAQGMLPHKLEDVTNEQLIEVKNKLGIEGLTLFKYLKDQNNFVGVKSTDPKEIGLTTEKWGSGKWNTVFSELMDKHDATPIENFGENLPHFWAGPYDTSTSDPTRISKWGYYNDGTTDYLIDPYISEDIINRFHDQAGVEFNIADQERNNPLVLEVGILNDKILQGEWKAPNPANPEWHSERMVLYGDYTYTSPQDQKLAQQAFDQMKKVHEVMEINGRMVLRTYSPITLEDNVNKGFDRMLIIVTSDMDKMTSDLIHKEIRISIVGLIFVLIGALMLVAVVRYIRKQTELVDDVQQMYLQNIESLFRTVKEYRHDFINHIFAMSGLAKIKKYNELERYLQNLSHIDKSLNEIIDIPIPAFNGLIQAKLAQALERKIHFEYRFTHFAQLHLDIVKITNLVRVAGNLIDNAFYAVQDLEESKRRVTMLAYVERKTLIMQVLNNGEAIPEEIREQIFEHGFSTKPKKSNSGLGLAIVKQIAASYNGRVLLESTDELTCFTIEIPLTPKELVSKEPVSLQDDRAAMG comes from the coding sequence ATGAATTTAAGGTTTAGAAAGTTAATGATCACGTATATTTTGGCCACGGCGGTGCTGCTGCTTCTGCTGAACGGTATCTATTATTACACCATGAGAAATACGCTGCTGGACGGCCAGAAGCAAAATATAGAAATCATGACTTCCCATATTAAATCTTCTCTGGAAATCACGCAAAAAGGGGAAATGCTGTTCGAGGAGGTTCTGGCGGACAAGCTCCGCATGGCTTCCATAAGCGCTCAGGGCATGCTGCCGCATAAACTGGAGGACGTCACCAACGAACAGCTGATTGAAGTTAAAAATAAATTGGGGATCGAAGGCCTGACCTTGTTTAAATATTTGAAGGACCAGAACAATTTTGTCGGAGTCAAATCCACGGATCCCAAAGAAATCGGGTTGACGACGGAGAAGTGGGGCAGCGGTAAATGGAACACCGTCTTCTCCGAATTGATGGATAAACACGATGCGACGCCGATTGAGAACTTTGGCGAGAATCTGCCGCATTTTTGGGCCGGCCCTTACGATACCTCCACTTCGGATCCGACCCGGATCAGCAAATGGGGGTATTATAATGACGGAACAACCGATTATCTGATCGATCCTTATATTTCCGAAGATATAATAAATCGGTTTCATGATCAGGCGGGCGTTGAATTTAACATTGCCGACCAGGAGAGAAACAACCCGCTGGTGCTGGAGGTTGGCATCCTGAACGATAAAATCTTGCAGGGGGAATGGAAAGCCCCGAATCCTGCCAATCCGGAATGGCATTCGGAACGTATGGTTCTGTACGGGGATTATACTTACACCTCGCCACAGGATCAGAAGTTGGCGCAGCAGGCTTTTGACCAAATGAAGAAGGTCCATGAAGTCATGGAGATTAACGGGCGCATGGTGCTGCGCACGTACTCTCCGATTACGCTTGAAGACAATGTCAATAAAGGTTTTGACCGGATGCTCATTATTGTGACTTCGGATATGGACAAAATGACTTCGGATTTGATCCACAAGGAAATCCGCATTTCCATCGTTGGTTTGATCTTTGTGCTGATCGGTGCGCTTATGCTGGTTGCTGTCGTCCGCTACATTCGCAAGCAGACAGAGCTCGTGGACGATGTGCAGCAGATGTACCTGCAGAATATTGAAAGTTTGTTCAGAACCGTCAAGGAATACCGGCATGATTTTATTAATCATATCTTTGCGATGTCGGGTTTGGCCAAGATCAAGAAATACAATGAGCTGGAGCGGTATTTGCAAAACTTGTCCCATATCGACAAATCTTTAAATGAGATTATCGACATCCCGATTCCGGCCTTTAACGGCCTGATTCAAGCCAAGCTGGCGCAGGCTTTGGAACGAAAAATTCATTTCGAATACCGCTTCACTCATTTTGCCCAGCTCCATCTCGACATCGTGAAAATAACGAACCTGGTGCGGGTCGCAGGAAATTTGATCGACAACGCCTTCTACGCCGTTCAGGATTTGGAGGAGAGCAAACGCCGCGTAACCATGCTGGCTTACGTGGAGCGGAAAACGCTGATCATGCAGGTGCTGAACAATGGAGAGGCGATCCCGGAGGAAATCCGCGAGCAAATCTTCGAGCATGGCTTCTCGACCAAACCGAAGAAAAGCAACAGCGGGCTGGGGCTGGCTATTGTCAAGCAAATTGCGGCTTCCTACAACGGACGTGTGCTGCTTGAGAGCACGGACGAGCTGACCTGCTTCACCATTGAAATTCCTTTAACCCCTAAAGAGCTTGTTTCTAAGGAGCCGGTAAGTCTTCAGGATGACCGCGCGGCTATGGGATGA
- a CDS encoding glycoside hydrolase family 88 protein — MNETTIQPKQNERLGWVEEAWNRSVDKVLRTSKRIGANFPHASQNGEYQLEEPAWWTAGFWPGLLWLLHEESGRKEFRQIAEACEERLDEVLDGFDRLDHDLGFMWILTSLANYKLNEAEVSRRRALKAANYLAGRFNVQGGFIRAWNDWNYRSDNAGVAIIDCAMNVQLLYWASRESGDVRYRHVADAHLHTVLEHFIRPDGSVRHIVRFDPETGEVAEYIGGQGYAPESAWSRGTAWALYGLALAYHHTGRQEYLDGAKRVAHFFLSQLPEDHVPHWDFRAPEDTKHLRDSSAGACAACGLLLLAEEVPAAEQAGYRLAGERILESLYTRYGAWDNPDEEGLILRGTSHYPQGKNVDVPLIYGDYFFVEGLARLKGGLTIYWE; from the coding sequence ATGAATGAAACGACAATTCAACCAAAACAAAACGAACGATTGGGTTGGGTAGAAGAAGCCTGGAACCGTTCGGTGGACAAAGTGCTGCGCACGAGCAAACGGATCGGGGCGAATTTCCCGCATGCTAGTCAAAATGGCGAATACCAGCTGGAGGAGCCGGCCTGGTGGACGGCTGGATTTTGGCCGGGGTTGTTATGGCTGCTTCATGAAGAAAGCGGCAGGAAGGAGTTCCGGCAAATTGCCGAAGCGTGCGAGGAGCGGCTGGATGAGGTGCTGGACGGCTTCGACCGGCTGGACCACGACCTCGGTTTTATGTGGATTTTGACCAGTCTGGCCAACTATAAGCTGAACGAAGCGGAGGTTTCGCGCAGACGGGCGCTTAAAGCGGCCAATTATTTGGCCGGACGGTTTAACGTCCAGGGAGGCTTTATCCGGGCCTGGAACGACTGGAATTATCGTTCCGACAATGCCGGGGTGGCCATTATCGATTGCGCGATGAACGTGCAGCTGCTGTACTGGGCATCGCGGGAAAGCGGAGACGTGCGTTACCGCCATGTGGCGGATGCCCATCTGCACACGGTGCTGGAGCATTTTATCCGCCCGGATGGCTCGGTCCGGCATATTGTCCGCTTCGACCCGGAAACTGGCGAAGTGGCCGAATATATTGGCGGACAGGGATATGCCCCTGAATCCGCCTGGTCGAGGGGCACGGCATGGGCGCTGTACGGGCTGGCACTAGCCTATCACCATACCGGCCGTCAGGAATATCTGGACGGCGCCAAGCGGGTAGCCCATTTCTTCCTGTCCCAGCTGCCGGAGGACCACGTACCGCATTGGGACTTCCGGGCGCCAGAGGACACCAAACACCTGCGGGATTCTTCAGCTGGCGCCTGTGCGGCCTGCGGTCTGCTTCTGCTGGCCGAAGAGGTGCCTGCAGCGGAACAAGCGGGCTACCGCCTTGCCGGGGAGCGGATTCTGGAATCCCTGTACACGCGTTACGGGGCGTGGGACAATCCAGACGAAGAGGGTTTGATCCTTCGGGGAACAAGCCATTATCCGCAGGGCAAAAACGTTGATGTGCCGCTGATTTACGGCGACTATTTCTTTGTGGAAGGCCTGGCCAGGCTGAAGGGCGGCCTTACGATTTATTGGGAATAG
- a CDS encoding sensor histidine kinase: MKFTATSRILQQLDSLTMVGERSYISVILTNGTVFTNYSADEYNQGKSRPGRERQSGIGLLNVAERLRIRFGELFRMNIESRPAEGITIQMSISIRRERLSGEEDSPDTPSNLNSNKAV; this comes from the coding sequence TTGAAATTTACCGCGACAAGCCGGATTCTGCAGCAGCTGGACAGCCTGACGATGGTGGGCGAGCGAAGCTACATCAGCGTGATTTTAACGAATGGAACCGTATTTACGAATTATTCCGCGGATGAATACAATCAGGGAAAGTCCCGCCCTGGGCGGGAACGGCAATCGGGCATTGGTCTGCTAAACGTAGCCGAACGTCTCCGCATCCGGTTTGGCGAGCTGTTCCGCATGAATATCGAAAGCAGGCCGGCGGAAGGCATCACGATTCAAATGTCAATTTCAATTCGAAGGGAGCGGCTTTCCGGGGAGGAGGATTCGCCCGATACTCCCTCAAATCTTAATTCCAACAAGGCGGTGTAA
- the kduI gene encoding 5-dehydro-4-deoxy-D-glucuronate isomerase produces MEIRYASHPNEVKQFETERLRREFVIESLFVPDKLTLVYSHVDRFIVGGVVPVQKEVALEADPKEIGADTFLERREVGIINLGGQGRISVDGTDYVLESKDCLYIGLGAKQISFASLNASSPAKFYLNSTPAHKPYPTAKTGQADAFNVHLGAIDNSNERTIYRYIHEKGIQSCQLVMGLTQLEKGNMWNTMPAHTHNRRSEVYLYFNLPEDGVVFHLMGEPRETRHVVVRNEQAVISPSWSIHSGVGTSNYIFIWGMAGENQVFEDMDGVDMNELK; encoded by the coding sequence ATGGAAATTCGTTATGCTTCCCACCCCAACGAAGTCAAACAGTTTGAAACGGAACGTCTGCGCCGTGAATTTGTCATTGAATCTTTGTTTGTTCCCGATAAGCTGACTTTGGTTTATTCCCATGTGGACCGTTTCATTGTAGGCGGGGTTGTCCCCGTGCAGAAAGAAGTCGCTCTGGAAGCCGACCCGAAGGAAATTGGAGCGGATACCTTTCTGGAGCGCCGTGAAGTCGGCATCATCAACTTAGGCGGACAAGGCAGAATCAGCGTGGACGGCACCGATTATGTGCTTGAGTCCAAAGACTGCCTGTATATTGGCCTTGGTGCCAAGCAAATATCCTTCGCCAGCCTGAATGCCTCGTCTCCGGCCAAATTTTATTTGAATTCCACTCCGGCCCATAAGCCTTATCCTACTGCCAAGACGGGTCAGGCAGACGCTTTTAATGTCCATCTGGGCGCGATCGACAATTCCAACGAACGGACTATCTACCGTTACATCCATGAGAAAGGCATCCAAAGCTGCCAGCTTGTTATGGGCTTAACTCAACTTGAGAAAGGCAATATGTGGAACACGATGCCGGCCCATACTCATAACCGCCGCTCCGAAGTCTATCTATATTTCAATCTTCCGGAAGACGGCGTAGTCTTCCACCTAATGGGTGAACCCCGGGAAACCCGGCATGTCGTCGTGCGCAACGAACAGGCGGTTATTTCCCCAAGCTGGTCGATCCACAGCGGTGTAGGAACCAGCAATTATATTTTTATCTGGGGGATGGCTGGCGAAAATCAAGTGTTTGAAGATATGGACGGAGTGGACATGAACGAGCTAAAATAA
- a CDS encoding DeoR/GlpR family DNA-binding transcription regulator: MNPLRRYEKIMELLLTEQEVTVTRLSDLLQVTGKTIREDLSKLEEQGLLHRVHGGAVLANNDQFGILPVKEPLVKHAGEKSKIADKALQMIQSGDVIALDGGSTTLEIARRLDDLPVTIITNDVHIISELAAKENVRLVVPGGYRVRNMLAGPEAVAYIRKLNIQKAFISSTAVHTEYGLSVFTGELIDFKRALIETARECYAVVDHFKFGQSALRTFARLNEITALITDPGLSAETAEAFHHAGVRIEQAES, from the coding sequence ATGAACCCTTTGCGCCGATATGAAAAAATTATGGAGCTTCTGCTCACCGAGCAGGAAGTGACAGTCACTCGTCTAAGCGACCTGCTGCAGGTGACCGGCAAAACGATCCGGGAGGATTTAAGCAAGCTGGAGGAGCAGGGGCTTCTGCATCGTGTCCATGGCGGGGCGGTGCTCGCCAACAACGACCAGTTCGGGATTCTTCCGGTGAAGGAACCGCTTGTGAAGCATGCCGGCGAGAAGAGCAAAATCGCAGACAAAGCGCTTCAGATGATTCAGTCCGGCGATGTGATCGCCTTGGACGGGGGCAGCACGACGCTCGAAATTGCACGGCGCCTGGACGATCTTCCCGTTACGATCATCACTAATGATGTCCACATTATCAGCGAGCTTGCCGCCAAAGAGAATGTTCGGCTTGTCGTGCCCGGCGGATACCGGGTTCGCAATATGCTGGCAGGACCTGAGGCGGTGGCTTATATTAGAAAGCTGAATATTCAGAAGGCCTTTATCTCCTCGACGGCCGTGCATACGGAATACGGGTTGTCCGTCTTCACCGGGGAGCTGATCGATTTCAAACGGGCTTTGATCGAAACGGCACGGGAATGCTACGCCGTCGTGGATCACTTTAAATTCGGGCAAAGCGCCTTAAGAACCTTCGCCCGGTTGAACGAGATCACCGCATTGATCACCGATCCCGGACTGTCTGCCGAGACCGCGGAAGCCTTTCATCATGCCGGGGTTCGGATCGAACAGGCCGAAAGCTGA
- the kduD gene encoding 2-dehydro-3-deoxy-D-gluconate 5-dehydrogenase KduD, translated as MNLFDLSGKTALVTGASGGLGQGIAQGLAEAGADIVAVSQSSCETTLEGIRKAGRQGIGISADLSQADLLENVFTQAMEFNGRIDILVNNAGIIRRTPAAEHSREDWQEVLDLNLTTVFLLCQLAGKHMIAKGAGKIINIASMLSFQGGINVPGYTASKHGVAGLTKAFANEWAGKGIQVNAIAPGYMVTNNTSPILQDEARTRSITERIPAGRWGTPNDLKGPAVFLASSASDYLNGHVLCVDGGWMAR; from the coding sequence ATGAATCTATTTGATCTTAGCGGTAAAACAGCTTTGGTTACCGGTGCCTCCGGCGGGCTCGGACAGGGCATTGCCCAAGGTCTGGCCGAAGCCGGAGCAGACATCGTTGCCGTCTCCCAGTCCAGCTGTGAGACGACCTTAGAGGGAATTCGGAAAGCCGGCAGACAAGGAATCGGCATTTCCGCCGACCTCAGCCAGGCTGATCTGCTGGAGAACGTATTTACCCAAGCCATGGAATTCAACGGGCGGATTGACATTCTGGTGAACAACGCCGGCATCATCCGCCGGACTCCCGCTGCCGAGCACAGCCGGGAAGACTGGCAAGAGGTGCTCGATTTGAATCTGACGACCGTATTCCTGCTGTGCCAGCTGGCCGGTAAACATATGATAGCCAAGGGAGCCGGCAAAATCATTAATATCGCTTCCATGCTGTCCTTTCAGGGCGGCATTAATGTCCCCGGCTATACAGCCAGCAAACACGGTGTAGCTGGATTAACCAAAGCTTTCGCCAATGAATGGGCCGGCAAAGGTATCCAGGTGAATGCCATCGCTCCGGGATATATGGTGACTAACAATACTTCGCCCATCCTGCAGGATGAAGCCCGAACCCGTTCGATTACCGAACGAATCCCCGCCGGTCGCTGGGGCACTCCGAACGATTTGAAAGGCCCAGCCGTATTCCTCGCTTCTTCCGCTTCCGATTACCTAAACGGTCATGTACTGTGCGTGGATGGCGGCTGGATGGCCAGATAA